A region of bacterium DNA encodes the following proteins:
- a CDS encoding FAD-binding oxidoreductase has product MTESFESFESFESWGRFPKVRQEVFRPSWIADPIPFKKFSSVLPYGQGRSYGDSCLNDGGTILVTDRLNRLMTFDAAAGVLRCEAGMTLRDVLHVIVPRGWFLPVSPGTQFVSVGGAVANDIHGKNHHKAGTFGRFVRRFELLRSSGERLVCSPAENADVFAATVGGLGLTGLMTWIEFSLKRIPGPKMDVETVPFAGLEDFFRLSADSDRDFEYTVAWFDGFASPDRFRGLFYRGNHASPEDKVKLPSFQARLSVPFDLPSGLLNRWTIRAFNRLYHDWNAHKPAHRSVTYRSFFYPLDAVSHWNRVYGRRGFFQYQCVVPLGGAGRRPLAPLLEEVTRSGQGSFLAVLKVFGDLASPGLLSFPRPGVTLALDFPNRGRKTLDLLERLDAVVRGSGGAVYPAKDARMSAAAFQAFFPRWREFAKFVDPKFSSSFWRRVTT; this is encoded by the coding sequence ATGACGGAATCCTTTGAGTCCTTCGAGTCTTTCGAATCCTGGGGGCGTTTTCCCAAAGTCCGGCAGGAGGTCTTCCGTCCGTCTTGGATCGCCGACCCCATCCCTTTCAAGAAGTTTTCGAGCGTTCTGCCCTACGGGCAGGGCCGGAGCTACGGCGATTCGTGCTTGAACGACGGCGGGACGATTCTCGTCACGGACCGGCTCAACCGGTTGATGACCTTCGACGCCGCGGCCGGCGTCTTGCGGTGCGAGGCGGGCATGACGTTGCGAGACGTGCTCCATGTGATCGTGCCGCGTGGCTGGTTCCTGCCGGTCTCCCCGGGAACGCAGTTCGTCTCGGTGGGCGGCGCGGTCGCCAACGACATCCACGGCAAGAACCATCACAAGGCCGGTACCTTCGGCCGGTTCGTGCGGCGCTTCGAGCTGTTGCGGTCCTCGGGCGAGAGGCTGGTCTGCTCGCCGGCGGAAAACGCGGATGTCTTCGCGGCGACGGTCGGAGGCTTGGGGCTGACCGGGCTCATGACGTGGATCGAGTTCTCCCTGAAGCGGATTCCCGGTCCGAAGATGGACGTCGAGACCGTGCCGTTCGCGGGACTGGAGGATTTTTTCCGACTCTCCGCCGACTCGGACAGGGATTTCGAATACACCGTCGCCTGGTTCGACGGGTTTGCGTCCCCCGACCGGTTCCGGGGCCTTTTTTATCGAGGAAATCACGCCTCACCCGAGGACAAGGTGAAGCTCCCGTCCTTTCAAGCGAGGCTCTCGGTGCCCTTCGATCTACCCTCGGGCCTTCTCAATCGCTGGACGATCCGGGCCTTCAACCGTCTCTATCACGATTGGAACGCGCATAAGCCGGCGCATCGTTCGGTCACCTACCGCTCGTTCTTCTATCCCCTGGACGCCGTCTCGCACTGGAACCGCGTCTACGGGCGGCGCGGATTCTTCCAGTACCAGTGCGTGGTGCCCCTGGGGGGCGCCGGCCGCCGTCCCCTCGCGCCCCTTTTGGAGGAGGTGACGCGGTCGGGTCAGGGATCGTTCCTGGCCGTCTTGAAGGTCTTCGGGGATTTGGCCTCGCCCGGTCTTCTTTCCTTTCCGCGCCCGGGGGTCACGCTGGCGCTTGATTTTCCGAATCGCGGGAGGAAGACGTTGGACCTGTTGGAGCGCCTGGACGCCGTCGTCCGCGGCTCCGGCGGCGCCGTGTATCCGGCCAAGGACGCGCGCATGTCCGCGGCGGCCTTTCAGGCTTTCTTTCCG
- a CDS encoding UbiA family prenyltransferase — protein MKDLFYTIRPHQWTKNLLVFIPIIMAHRLASRDLLLNAGLAFAAFSLCASASYILNDWRDIERDRSHPKKRHRPLASGAVSVPAASLLAFFLLAGAAGVTLLLPRDFAWVLSVYVFFSAFYSLALKRAVLMDVMVLAFFYALRIFAGAVAIGVEVSSWLLAFSIFIFFSLALLKRYSELAFLSKEEGSLTGRGYRKGDLDSLAMLGTASGVLSVLVLALYVSSAEVTALYSHPRALWLLCPVMLYWVSRVWLLAHRGEIPDEPIVFALRDRASYVVGLLAGAIVWAAS, from the coding sequence ATGAAAGACCTCTTTTATACGATCCGTCCGCATCAATGGACCAAGAACCTCCTCGTCTTCATTCCGATCATCATGGCCCATCGTCTGGCCAGCCGGGACCTGCTGCTCAACGCGGGTCTGGCGTTCGCGGCCTTCAGCCTTTGCGCCTCGGCCAGCTACATCCTGAACGACTGGCGGGACATCGAGCGGGACCGGAGCCATCCCAAAAAACGCCACCGGCCGCTGGCCTCGGGCGCCGTCTCCGTGCCCGCGGCCTCCCTGCTCGCCTTTTTTCTCCTGGCGGGCGCCGCCGGAGTGACCCTTCTCCTGCCGCGCGATTTCGCCTGGGTCCTGTCCGTGTACGTTTTTTTCTCGGCGTTCTATTCGCTCGCGCTCAAACGCGCGGTCCTGATGGACGTGATGGTCTTGGCGTTCTTCTACGCCCTGCGGATCTTCGCGGGGGCGGTGGCCATCGGCGTGGAGGTCTCGTCCTGGCTGCTCGCCTTCTCGATCTTCATCTTCTTCAGCCTCGCCCTTCTCAAACGCTATTCCGAGCTGGCCTTTTTGAGCAAAGAGGAGGGCTCCCTGACCGGCCGCGGTTACCGCAAGGGCGATCTCGATTCGCTCGCCATGCTCGGAACGGCGAGCGGCGTTCTCTCCGTGCTCGTTCTGGCCCTCTACGTGAGCAGCGCCGAGGTGACCGCCCTTTATTCCCACCCGCGCGCGCTTTGGCTCCTGTGCCCGGTGATGCTCTATTGGGTGAGCCGCGTCTGGCTGTTGGCCCACCGGGGGGAGATCCCGGACGAACCCATCGTCTTTGCGCTGAGGGATCGCGCCAGTTACGTCGTGGGCCTTCTGGCGGGAGCCATCGTCTGGGCCGCGTCATGA
- a CDS encoding phospholipid carrier-dependent glycosyltransferase, whose product MIAPRIRFLAFGVLAATALRLWFSLAVHPPGNFLFSDMLVYQKHAERLRALSLGVWDTFSSAGYPVLLALVDPTGRHFAPIAVLQALMGGLICALAASIAWRLTSSRFVALAVFLANALYFPLIYYGGLVLTEVPAAFFTTLSFWILLSVDSPSDRRRLVLAGLSLSLLSVIRPNMVLLYAGVPAYFWAAFGRDRRAAWRALKPFILASLPLILAACVHNSILLRKPSGLASNGGLNFYLARAPVRIIHYQGDYGEYSIGPIPNMRRYGPERDVRTPVPLFDEGHFYKEGLKQIWAEPRLLLTSFDNIKEGLGLGLQDYWPVWKTPSGAAQKWLLAFSRAFTWVILLPAAGRIAVLGIQKKLWEDRGAPWLLTGLSIGVLLATFYFYLGDPRIHVPFDPVLIAFSFAAVAAVRLRAAKRTVQAEKRSAVAR is encoded by the coding sequence ATGATCGCTCCACGAATTCGCTTTCTCGCTTTCGGCGTTCTCGCGGCCACGGCGCTCCGTCTCTGGTTCTCCCTCGCCGTCCATCCGCCGGGGAACTTCCTTTTCTCCGACATGCTGGTCTACCAGAAGCACGCCGAACGTCTGCGGGCCTTGAGCCTAGGCGTCTGGGACACGTTCTCTTCGGCCGGATATCCCGTCCTTCTCGCCCTGGTCGACCCGACGGGCCGCCACTTCGCGCCCATCGCCGTCTTGCAGGCGCTGATGGGCGGCCTGATCTGCGCGCTGGCCGCTTCGATCGCCTGGAGGCTGACCTCGTCCCGCTTCGTCGCCCTCGCCGTCTTTCTGGCGAACGCCTTGTACTTTCCCCTCATCTACTACGGCGGCCTCGTCCTGACGGAGGTCCCCGCGGCCTTCTTCACGACCCTCTCTTTCTGGATCCTCCTGAGCGTCGACTCCCCGTCGGACCGCCGCCGTCTGGTCTTGGCCGGGCTCTCGCTCTCGCTCCTGTCGGTCATCCGGCCCAACATGGTCCTGCTCTACGCCGGCGTCCCCGCCTATTTTTGGGCGGCCTTCGGCCGGGACCGGCGCGCGGCGTGGAGGGCGCTGAAGCCTTTCATCCTCGCGAGCCTCCCGTTGATCCTGGCGGCCTGCGTCCACAATTCCATCCTCCTCCGCAAACCGTCGGGGCTCGCCTCCAACGGCGGGCTCAACTTTTACCTGGCCCGCGCACCGGTCCGGATCATCCACTACCAAGGAGACTACGGCGAGTATTCCATCGGACCGATCCCCAACATGCGCCGCTACGGCCCCGAACGGGACGTCCGCACGCCCGTCCCGCTCTTCGACGAAGGCCACTTCTACAAGGAGGGACTGAAGCAGATTTGGGCGGAACCGCGCCTGCTGTTGACGTCGTTCGACAACATCAAGGAGGGACTGGGACTGGGCCTTCAGGACTACTGGCCCGTTTGGAAAACGCCCTCGGGCGCGGCCCAAAAATGGCTCCTGGCCTTCAGCCGCGCGTTTACGTGGGTCATTCTCCTGCCGGCCGCCGGCCGCATCGCCGTGCTGGGAATCCAAAAGAAGTTATGGGAAGACCGCGGAGCGCCGTGGCTCTTGACCGGATTGTCGATCGGCGTCCTGCTGGCGACGTTCTATTTCTATCTCGGAGACCCGCGCATCCATGTCCCCTTCGACCCCGTCCTGATCGCCTTCTCGTTCGCGGCCGTCGCGGCGGTCAGGTTGAGGGCCGCCAAGAGGACGGTCCAGGCGGAGAAGAGGAGCGCCGTGGCGAGGTAA